In one window of Canis aureus isolate CA01 chromosome 25, VMU_Caureus_v.1.0, whole genome shotgun sequence DNA:
- the SLCO1B3 gene encoding solute carrier organic anion transporter family member 1B3, with the protein MMDSNQQLKKTAEVTPPKERETKCCNGFKMFLVALSFSFMCKALGGVVMKSSITQIERRFDISSSISGLIDGGFEIGNLLVIVFVSYFGSKLHRPKIIGIGCFIMGTGSILTALPHFFMGYYRYSKETHINPSENLTSSFPTCLLGQNLLLNRTSPEIVEKGCEKESGSYIWLYVLLGNMLRGIGETPIVPLGISYIDDFAEEGHSSFYLGTLHAISMIGPIIGFIQGSVFAKMYVDIGYVDLSDIRITPKDSRWVGAWWLSFLVAGILSIMSSIPFFFLPRDLNKPQQEKKNLTSLHLLKTNEERSQMTNVTNHGQSLSGNITGFFQSLKSILTNPLYVILQFLTLLLASSHIGAITYVFKYVEQQYGQSASEANIWLGTITLPTVATGIFVGGYVTKKFKLTLLGIAKLSFCTSLLSFLFQLLTFALICESKPVAGLTLTYDGNNPVTSPINVPLSYCNSNCNCDENDWEPVCGDSGITYMSPCLAGCKSSSGSKKSMVFHNCSCVEVTGVQNKNNSVNLGECPRDSQCRKKFYIYALVQVLNYFFSSLGSIPTIMLVFKNVQPELKSLAVGFHSLTIRALGGIPAPIYFGALIDRACMKWSTSSCGKPGFCRMYNSTLYGNTFLSLIESLKFASLTLHAVLIITMKKIYQGKDTKASENGRKDTNEANLESLNNDGYFVPSAREDNETHM; encoded by the exons ATGTTCTTAGTAGCCCTGTCATTCAGCTTTATGTGTAAGGCACTAGGTGGAGTTGTTATGAAAAGTTCCATCACTCAAATTGAAAGGAGATTTGACATATCATCTTCTATTTCTGGCTTAATTGATGGAGGCTTTGaaattg GGAATTTGCTTGTAATTGTATTCGTGAGTTACTTTGGATCCAAACTACACAGACCAAAGATAATTGGAATCGGTTGCTTCATTATGGGAACTGGAAGTATTTTGACTGCTTTACCACATTTCTTTATGGGATA TTACAGGTATTCTAAAGAAACTCATATTAATCCATCAGAAAATTTAACATCAAGCTTCCCAACCTGTTTACTTGGTCAAAATTTGTTACTCAATAGAACATCACCTGAGATAGTAGAAAAAG GTTGTGAAAAGGAATCTGGGTCATATATATGGTTATATGTTCTGCTGGGTAATATGCTCCGTGGAATTGGGGAAACCCCCATAGTACCTTTGGGGATTTCTTACATTGACGATTTTGCTGAAGAAGgacattcttctttttatttag GTACTTTGCATGCAATATCAATGATTGGTCCAATCATTGGCTTTATACAGGGATCTGTGTTTGCGAAAATGTACGTGGATATTGGCTATGTAGATCTCA GCGATATCAGAATAACTCCTAAGGACTCCCGTTGGGTTGGTGCTTGGTGGCTTAGTTTCCTTGTGGCTGGAATATTATCTATTATGTCTTCCATACCATTCTTTTTCCTGCCCAGAGATCTGAATAAACcacaacaagaaaagaaaaacttaacaTCTTTGCATTTGCtcaaaacaaatgaggaaaggagTCAAATGACTAATGTGACGAACCATGGACAAAGTCTTAGTGGAAATATCACTG gttttttCCAGTCTTTGAAAAGCATCCTTACCAATCCCCTATATGTTATATTACAGTTTTTGACATTACTGTTAGCCAGCAGCCATATTGGTGCTATTACTTACGTCTTCAAATATGTAGAGCAACAGTATGGTCAGTCAGCATCTGAGGCTAACATTTGGCTTG gaaCCATAACCTTACCAACTGTTGCAACTGGAATATTTGTAGGAGGATATGTCACTAAAAAATTCAAACTTACCTTGCTTGGAATTGCCAAATTATCATTTTGTACCAGTCTATTGTCCTTCTTATTTCAACTATTAACTTTTGCACTAATTTGTGAAAGCAAACCAGTTGCTGGCCTAACCTTAACTTATGATGG aaataatCCAGTGACATCTCCCATAAATGTACCACTTTCTTATTGTAACTCAAACTGCAATTGTGATGAAAATGACTGGGAACCAGTCTGTGGAGACAGTGGGATAACTTACATGTCACCTTGTCTAGCAGGATGCAAATCTTCAAGTGGCAGTAAAAAGTCTATG gTGTTTCATAACTGTAGTTGTGTGGAAGTAACAGGTGTCCAGAACAAAAATAATTCGGTGAACTTAGGTGAATGCCCAAGAGATAGtcaatgtagaaaaaaattttatatttatgcacTGGTGCAagtcttgaattattttttctcttcattggGAAGCATCCCAACTATCATGCTGGTTTTTAA AAATGttcaacctgaactgaaatcccTTGCGGTGGGTTTCCATTCACTAACTATACGAGCATTAG GAGGAATTCCAGCTCCTATATATTTTGGGGCTCTGATTGATAGAGCATGTATGAAGTGGTCGACCAGCAGCTGTGGGAAGCCAGGGTTTTGCAGGATGTATAATTCTACATTATATGG aAATACCTTCTTGAGCTTGATTGAGAGCTTAAAATTTGCCTCACTTACTTTACATGCTGTATTAATTATCactatgaagaaaatatatcaagGAAAAGATACCAAGGCatcagaaaatggaagaaaagatacGAATGAAGCAAATTTAGAATCCTTAAATAACGACGGATATTTTGTACCTTCTGCCAGAGAAGACAATGAGACACATATGTAA